In one Maniola hyperantus chromosome 6, iAphHyp1.2, whole genome shotgun sequence genomic region, the following are encoded:
- the LOC117982823 gene encoding uncharacterized protein isoform X2, producing MTNEEILQEYSKSINKLKKDSVSAGIKEDEFKEMYFKSLEDLKGDANNVSNNRHRFFKKLILVLLCLSILILTTYNFKTIYGCMVCKMQDYIYPGLRMLRKFTIPFISLFPALTELYQETCLIQNPYFTVVDMDCWPCSTVNNVGEVFYPQPVHKQQTAPFIYKTDQNEIDLNKLRKLYLKHKNLFDKESPKMLINNQYYWTPQDVFESDLFKENLYLWKFNNYNAARILRQVIPRPKVVPKFGQSTERFIIIDSNHDKFHIPDTECNYSFLLALSGSRIIDLKPAEECRHQCKSFRMELKQSYLLWYNWWYWRPVVQPSTGNETFIAHIGSYC from the exons ATGACTAATGAAGAAATATTACAAGAATATTCCAAATCTATCAACAAGCTGAAAAAGGATAGCGTCAGTGCAGGAATCAAAGAAGATGAGTTTAAGGAAATGtattttaaaagtttagaaGATTTAAAAGGCGATGCAAATAATGTTTCAAACAATCGCCACAGGTTTTTTAAGAAGTTAATTCTAGTgcttttgtgtcttagtattctAATATTAACAActtataactttaaaactatatATGGATGTATGGTCTGTAAGATGCAGGATTATATATATCCTGGTTTGAGGATGTTGAGGAAGTTTACAATTCCATTCATTTCATTATTCCCTGCATTAACTG AATTGTACCAGGAAACATGTTTGATACAAAACCCATACTTCACAGTGGTTGACATGGACTGCTGGCCGTGCAGCACTGTTAACAATGTTGGAGAGGTGTTTTACCCACAGCCAGTTCACAAACAACAGACTGCTCCATTTATCTACAAG ACTGATCAAAATGAAATAGACCTGAATAAATTGAGAAAGTTATATCTTAAACATAAGAACTTGTTTGATAAGGAAAGCCCTAAAATGTTAATAAACAACCAATATTATTGGACACCACAAGATGTTTTCGAGTCTGATTTATTTAAGGAAAATTTATACTTGTG gaaattCAATAACTATAATGCAGCAAGAATATTACGGCAAGTTATCCCAAGGCCCAAAGTTGTACCAAAATTTGGTCAGAGTACAGAGAGATTTATCATAATTGACTCCAACCATGACAAATTTCATATACCTGATACAGAGTGCAATTACTCTTTCCTTCTTGCACTAAGTGGTTCAAGAATTATTGATTTAAAACCAGCTGAAGAATGTAGACATCAGTGTAAATCTTTTAGGATGGAATTAAAACAATCATATTTAT TGTGGTATAATTGGTGGTACTGGAGACCTGTGGTCCAACCTTCAACAGGAAATGAAACTTTCATAGCACATATAGGCTCATATTGTTAA
- the LOC117982823 gene encoding uncharacterized protein isoform X1, with protein sequence MLTMTNEEILQEYSKSINKLKKDSVSAGIKEDEFKEMYFKSLEDLKGDANNVSNNRHRFFKKLILVLLCLSILILTTYNFKTIYGCMVCKMQDYIYPGLRMLRKFTIPFISLFPALTELYQETCLIQNPYFTVVDMDCWPCSTVNNVGEVFYPQPVHKQQTAPFIYKTDQNEIDLNKLRKLYLKHKNLFDKESPKMLINNQYYWTPQDVFESDLFKENLYLWKFNNYNAARILRQVIPRPKVVPKFGQSTERFIIIDSNHDKFHIPDTECNYSFLLALSGSRIIDLKPAEECRHQCKSFRMELKQSYLLWYNWWYWRPVVQPSTGNETFIAHIGSYC encoded by the exons ATGCTtac CATGACTAATGAAGAAATATTACAAGAATATTCCAAATCTATCAACAAGCTGAAAAAGGATAGCGTCAGTGCAGGAATCAAAGAAGATGAGTTTAAGGAAATGtattttaaaagtttagaaGATTTAAAAGGCGATGCAAATAATGTTTCAAACAATCGCCACAGGTTTTTTAAGAAGTTAATTCTAGTgcttttgtgtcttagtattctAATATTAACAActtataactttaaaactatatATGGATGTATGGTCTGTAAGATGCAGGATTATATATATCCTGGTTTGAGGATGTTGAGGAAGTTTACAATTCCATTCATTTCATTATTCCCTGCATTAACTG AATTGTACCAGGAAACATGTTTGATACAAAACCCATACTTCACAGTGGTTGACATGGACTGCTGGCCGTGCAGCACTGTTAACAATGTTGGAGAGGTGTTTTACCCACAGCCAGTTCACAAACAACAGACTGCTCCATTTATCTACAAG ACTGATCAAAATGAAATAGACCTGAATAAATTGAGAAAGTTATATCTTAAACATAAGAACTTGTTTGATAAGGAAAGCCCTAAAATGTTAATAAACAACCAATATTATTGGACACCACAAGATGTTTTCGAGTCTGATTTATTTAAGGAAAATTTATACTTGTG gaaattCAATAACTATAATGCAGCAAGAATATTACGGCAAGTTATCCCAAGGCCCAAAGTTGTACCAAAATTTGGTCAGAGTACAGAGAGATTTATCATAATTGACTCCAACCATGACAAATTTCATATACCTGATACAGAGTGCAATTACTCTTTCCTTCTTGCACTAAGTGGTTCAAGAATTATTGATTTAAAACCAGCTGAAGAATGTAGACATCAGTGTAAATCTTTTAGGATGGAATTAAAACAATCATATTTAT TGTGGTATAATTGGTGGTACTGGAGACCTGTGGTCCAACCTTCAACAGGAAATGAAACTTTCATAGCACATATAGGCTCATATTGTTAA